The Stenotrophomonas indicatrix DNA segment CACCACGCCCGGCAGCAGCAGCGTCCGCTGCAGTATCGACGGTACGATCGCCACCGCCCCATCGCCCACCGAGACCTGCGCGAGTACAGCGGCAAGATGGCCGGGACGGGAGCGGATGTCCGGCACGAATCCGCCACGGCGGGCGACTTCCAGTGTGCCTGCGGGCTGCTCCGGCATGATGAACGCCTCCTTCGCCAGCAGCGCCGGCTGCACCGGCAACGCCGTGCCGGCCAGCGCGTGCAATGCCGGCAATGCTACGCAGAACTGGTCTTCGATCAGGATGTGCGAGCCCAGCGCGTCGGGAACCTCCATCGGAAGGCGGCAGAACACCACATCGATGCGACCGTCCAGCAGCAGGTCCGGCAGGTCGGCCATGGGCCATTCGCCGACCTGCAGAACCACATCGGGCGAGGCGCTGCGGAACCGCTGCAATAGCTCCTGCAGCGCGCCCGCATAGACCGCCGAACCCACGTAGCCGATCTCGATCCTGCCGATCTCGCCGCGACCAGCACGGCGGCCCACCGCCTCTGCCTGCTCGAACTGGCGCAGCACGTTGCGCGCTTCTGCCAGGAAGATCGCGCCGGCCGAGGTCAGCGTGACCTCGCGTCGACTGCGATCGAACAAGGGCGTACCCAGGCGACGTTCGATCTCCTGGATCTGCACGCTCAGCGTCGGCGTAGCGATACCCAGGCGCAGCGCGGCGCGTCCGAAATGCAGTTCCTCGGCCAGTGCGACGTAGTACTGCAGATGTCGACGGTCCATACGCGCCCGGTCGTTAGCTTTGACCTAACGTACTTCAAGAACACCGGCAATGAAACAAACGATCGAAGCTGCTTGAATGTCCATTCTTCTCTCACCCGAGTATCCGGTGCCCCTCTCCCCTCCCCGCCGCAGGCCGCCCAACTGGATCCTGATCATCGCCTCGCTCGGCTGCACGATGACAGTGCTGGAAACCAACGCCGTGGCCGTTGCGCTACCGACCATCGCGCGGGACCTGCAGGCTGACTTCGCCGACATCGAATGGGTGATCAGCTGCTACATCCTGTCCTTCACCTCGCTGCTTCTCCCCGCCGGTGCCATCGCCGATCGCCACGGTCGCAGGCGGGTGCTGCTGATCGGCATCGCACTGTTCGCCATCGCATCGCTGACCTGTGCGCTGGCCCCCACGGCCAGCGCGCTGTATCTGGCCCGCGCGTTCCAGGGCGTGGGAGCAGCCTTCCTGCTGGCGCCGTCACTGTCGGTGATCGGCCACGAGTTCCACGAAGGCAAGCAACGCGACGATGCCTGGGCCTTCTGGGGCACGGCAATGGGCATGATGATGGTGCTGTCGCCATTGATCGGCGGGCTGTTGTCCTCGTTGTGGGGATGGCGTTCGGTGTTCATCGCGATCCTGCCCTTCCTCGCCTTCCTGGCCTACGGCGCGATCCGCTGGGTACCCGACTCCGCCGACGCGGTGGTACGCCCGCTGGATCCGCCCGGCATCATCACCTTCAGCATGGCGATCTTCGGCATCGTGTTCTTCCTCGTGGAAGGACTCGCACAGGGCTGGACATCGGTGGTGGCGCTGGCCGGCCTGGGCCTGGGCATCGCGATGGGCGCGCTGTTTGCCGGCATCGAACTCAAACGTCGGCATCCGATGGTCGACCTGCGGCTGCTTGCCAGCCCGCGCTTCGTCGGTGCACTCATCGCCATGATCGGCTACGCGGTCAGCGCGCAGGTGATGGCTTCGATGCTGCCGCAGTACCTGCAGAACGGCGTCGGCCTGAGTGCCTTGGCCACGGGTGCAGGCATGCTGCCGTTCGCCGCAGCGATGCTGCTGTTCCCAAGCGTTGGCAGGCGCCTGGGCCGGCGATTCTCCAGTGAGATGGTGCTGGCCATCGGCTTGTCCATCACTGCCGCCGGCAACGCGCTGGCGGGTATCGGCGCATGGCACAACACGCCGATGGTGGCGCTGCTGGCGATGGTCATCATCGGCGCTGGCGGTGGCATCCTCAACGGCGAAACATCCAAGGCCATCATCGGCTCGGCGCCTCGCGACCGCGCAGGCATGGCCTCGGGCATCAGTGCCACGACGCGCTTCGTCGGCATCCTGCTCGGTTTCACGGTGCTCTCCAGCGCCCTGACCGTCGGCATCCGCGCCGGACTCTCAGCACGCGTTCCCGCAGAAGAGGTCATGCGTCTGGCCGATACCATCGCCACCGGTGCACTGAGCCAAGGAGACCCGGTTGATCTCGCGCGGGCGATCTACAGCCAGGGCTTTGCCGCGTCCCTGTGGACCGCCGCCATTGCAGCGACGCTGGCCAGCTTGGCCGTTGCCCTGCTCAGGAAACGCAACTGACCGCGGGTGGTGACAGACGCAGAAACGACCAGGGCAGCACTGGGCTGCCCTGGTCGCGGCGATGTGGGGGGCGATCGCCAGATGCGATCAGGCAGCCTTCATCGCATGCTTGCGCGCGCGCATCACCGAATGGCATTCCTGCACTTCCGGCAGCCACTGGGTCACTTCCTGGCGCACCGCCGGCGGCAGGTCGTTGTCCTTCAGCACGTCCTTGAACGCGCCCAGCAGGCGATCCTCGGACTCTTCAAGTTCGGCCACGTAACCGTAGTTGGTGTCACCGAAGGCCGCGCGCACCTTGCCGTAGAACTGCTGCATGGAACCGACCATGGTGCCGTGCTCGGCCGGCTTGCCGCCGGTAGCGGCCACCGAGCTGCTCAGCGAGGACACGATGCGGCCCTTCACCCCGGCGATGCGGACGAACAATGCCGACAGCTCGGCGTCCTTCACCTTGGTTGCGGCTTCCTCGTAGAAGGACTTGCCATCACGTGCGATCTCGATCAGGTCGTTGAGGCGATGCTCGATGGTGGACTGGTTGCTCATGTGTAGTCTCCTCTGGGGAAAAAGGGCAACAGTGGAATCCGTTGCCTGCGAGCCCAGACTGGCCGACCCGGTGTGGTTCGCGGGTGAGCATCGATTGATGCGGTGATCATGCTGCCCAACGGGGCCCCACCCACTCACGCGGACGACGCGATGTCTTCACTGCATCCGAATCCCAGGAGCGGTCACACGATCTTGCAGACAGGACGTCTAGTCCACCGCAACCCTCACCACATGGCTGATGCCACGATGGAACATCTTCGCGTAGGGACAGACCCGCTCGGTGTTGCGCACCAGTTCGGCTGCACGTATCGGGTCCATGCCAGGCAGACACACCACGATCTCGGCCGACAGCAGGTACAGACCGTCCACGGGATCGCGTGCGAACGTCACCGCTACTTCGATGCTCGGGTCGATCAGTTCCAGCCCCGCACGCGCAGCCACCAGCACCATCGCGCCGTGGAAGCAGCCGGCGTAGCCCGCCGCCAGCAGCTGCTCGGGATTGGTACCGCCGCCGGGTCCTCCCAGCTCAGCGGGCAATCGCAGGTCCACCGACAGCGCGCCGTCATCCGACCGCACCACGCCCGACGCACGACCGTGCTGTGCCACGCCACCACTGACCCGCACCCGTCCGGTATACAGCGGGCGCACCTCATCACCGTGGTACTTGTCGAGCACACTGTGCGGAGGCGGTTTCAGCCCGGTCATCGCAGGTTCCTGCTGGCAGCGTCCACCGCCGATCAGGCCGGCTGGCCCTGTACCAGCCCGGACTGCTGCAACCAGCGCTCGAAGCCGATCGTGCCGAGCCATGCCTGGCCCACCGGTACCAGCGTGTCCTGCTGCAGCTGCGCACCGAAGTAGTGCGCCTGGGCGTCGCCGACCACGTTGCGCACGTCACCGGTTGCCTGCAGGAAGTGCTGCGCCAGCACTGCCATCGATTCACGCTCCGGACCGGCGATCTCCACTACGCCGTTGGCCGGCGTCTGCTGCGCGATGCGCGCAACCGCATCGGCCACATCCTCGGCGGCGATCGGCTGCACTGCGGCGGTCGGCAGATGCAGGGTCTGGCCGTCACCGGCTGCCTGGATGATGCCCGGCAGGAACTCGAAGAACTGCGTCGAGTGGATGATCGTGTACGCCAGGCCGGAATCGCGGATCAAGCGTTCCTGGGCGATCTTGCCGCGGAAATAGCCGCTGGCGGCCAGCTTGTCGGTACCCACCACCGACAGCGCGACATGATGGCGTACGCCCGCCTGCGCCGCGGCCGCCAGGATGTTGTGGCCGGCAGTCACGAAGAACGACAGAACCGCCGCATCTTCGAACGAGGGTGAGTTGGCCAGGTCGACCACCACCTCGGTACCCGCCATCGCAGCGGCCAGACCCTCGCCGCTCAGCACATCGATACCGGTGGAGGGTGCAGCGACGACGACCTCATGGCCGGCCGTATGCAGGCGATCGACCACCTTGCTGCCGATGCGGCCGGTGCCACCGATGACGAGGATCTTCATGACAGGTCTCCTGGAACGTGGAAGGTGCGGGCGTGGCTGCATGCTAGGAACGCATTGGCCGGCGCAGTAGATCCGCAGCGGGCCACGCACCGTTGCCGCATCGGCACCAATGCGGTCATGCCCATGCCGGGGCCGCATCGCGATGCGCTGCCGCCTGCTGCCGCGCTTCCCAGTGCGAGAACACATCCAGATCCAGCGAACGTATGCGTTGGGTGCTGAAGTCGATGAACGCGCGGATCCGCTTGGGCAGCTGGCGTCGGCTGAGATAGCACAGGTAATGGCCACGATCGTGGGGCGCGTAGCGATCCAGGCAGGTCAGTACAGCGCCTGTGCGCAGCGCAGCACTTACCTGGTAGCTGGGCAGCTGGGCGATCCCCAACCCGTCGATCACTGCCTGCAGGACAAGATCGGCATCATTGAACACCACCTCCGCCGGCGGCTGCAGATTCACATCCTGGCCCTCCACACGGAAGTCCCAGCGCTGCAGGCGCCCACCGGGAAGGCGTCGACCGATGCACGCGTGGGCGGACACGGCCTCGACTTCCTCCGGCAGGCCATGCGCTTGTGCGTATGCAGGCGACGCACAGATCACCAGCTGCATCGGCACCAGCTGCTTGGCGATCACTTGGCTGTCTTCCAGCACGCCATCGCGGAACGCCACATCGATGCGATCGGCGGCCAGGTCCGGCGCCTGCTCGTCCAGCAGCAGCTCGACCGAGACCTGCGGATACTCCGCGCGGAACGCAGACAGCAGCGGGGCGATCACCCGCCGTCCGAAACCATGGGTCGCACTGATCCGTAGATGCCCGCGCGGTGGTCCCTCGCGCAGGTCGCGCATCTCGTCCAGCGCCTGCAGGATGCTGGCAACGCCCGGGCTGCAGCCCTCCAGGAACAGCTCGCCTTCGCGGGTCAGTGTTGTCGAGCGCGTGGTGCGCAGGAACAGGCGCACGCCCAGTTGTCCCTCCAGCTTCTGCACGCTGCGGCTGACTGCCGAACGACCGATGCCGAGGCGATCACCGGCGCGGGCGAAGCTGCCCTCGGCGGCTACCGCGATGAATGCCAGAACCCCGGCATAGCTGGCGGAGAAGGACGCCGTGAGGGAATCGCGGCCGTCGCTGGCCAGACAGGACTGCGGCATGACATTCATGGTGTTCCGGGCTCCTGGAAGTCGCGTCGGGCAAGCAGGTGGGCGCGTGCATGCTCCAGGCGCTGGCGGCATGTCGTCAGGTCCAGCCCCAGCAGGGGCACGATGTCTTCGACGCCCGCACCCAGCACGTCATGCAGCAACAGCACGGCCCGCATGTCCGGTGGCAGTTCGTGCAATGCGGCAAGGAAGGCCTGCCAGACCCGTTCACTGGCGGGGCAGGCTGCTGCGCGGATCGAGGCAGATGAGGTATCCATGCCCGGCAGACGGGCGAGCATCCGCCGCTGTGACAGGCCATTGGTGTTTTTCGTGCAACACCGTGCAGCCCCGCCCTCGCCTACCGCCCCGCGCGCAGCGGGCCTAGCCTCACTGCATCCCTCAACTCCCATCGGAACACCGTCATGAGCCAACGCCTGGACTACGCCGCACAGTCGCCCGAACTCTTCAGGAAGCTCGGCACCTTCTCCCATGCCGTGCACAACAGTTCGATCGAAGCGCCCATCATCGACCTGGTCAACATCCGCGCCTCGCAGCTCAACGGCTGCGGGTTCTGCCTGGACATGCATGTGAAGGAAGCGACGATCCGCGGCGAGCGCGCACTGCGCCTGCACCACGTCGCGGCGTGGCGCGAATCGAACCTGTTCAGCGCGCGCGAACGTGCCTGCCTGGCATGGACCGACGTACTCACCCACCTGCCTGCGCAAGGTGTTGCGGACGACGTGTATGAGCGAGTACGCGGGCAGCTGTCCGAACAGGAAATCGTCGATCTGACCTACGCGGTGATGGCGATCAATGCCTGGAACCGCGCCAACGTCGCCTTCCGTACGCAACCCGGCTCGCTGGACCAGGCCTTTGGCCTGGACAAGGCCGGTCTGGCCTGACTTCGACTGCATACGTCCCCGCTGGAGACCTGCCATGCGTTCTCTCTGTTCCCTCGCCCTGCTGGCCCTGCTGCCGTTGACCAGCATCGCCGCCACACCGCCGCCCACCGCACCCGAGCCCATCGTGCGCGAGGTCATGACCCGTCCGTTGCCGGAACAGCCGGGCAAGGAAGCACTGATCCTGACGGTGCAGTACCCACCCGGCGGCGCCGATCCCGTGCACCGGCACGACGCCCACGGCTTCGTCTATGTGCTGCAGGGCCGCATCGTGATGGGCGTGGCCGGTGGCCGCGAGGTTACGCTCGGCCCCGGGGAGGCCTTCCATGAAGGTCCGGACGATCTGCACACCGTCGGCCGTAATGCCAGCCAGACCGAACCGGCGACATTCGTCGTGTTCCTGATCAAGGACATCGGCAAGCCAGCGGTACTGCCACCACGCTGACCGCCACCGGTCCGGGGCAATACCAGCCCCCATCCCAGGTCCGCCGATGTCACAATCGGCGGACCTGTCCCGTCTCTGCTGGCATGGACGACCCCACTGCCCTGTTCACCCGACTACGCCCGCGCCTGTTCGGCGTGGCCTACCGCATGCTTGGCTCCTCGCATGAGGCCGAGGACGTGGTGCAGGATGTCTGGCTACGCTGGCATGGCGCCAACCAGCAGGGCATCGAGAACGCCGAAGCCTGGCTGGTGGCCACCACCACCCGCCGCGCCATTGATGGCCTGCGCCTGGCCCGGCGCACGCGCGAGCGCTATGTCGGCATGTGGCTGCCCGAGCCGCTGCTCACCGATGAAACGGGCACACCCGAGTACATGCTGGAAACGGCCAGCGACCTGTCGGTGGCCTTCCTCAACGTGCTGGAGCGGCTGGCACCGGACGCGCGTGCCGCGTTCCTGCTGCACGATGTGTTCGACCAGGATTACGACGTGGTGGCACGCACGCTGGAAAAGACCGAAGCCGCCTGCCGGCAGATCGTGCACCGCGCACGTCTGCAGCTGCGGCAGGAACGCCCGCGTTACAACGTGCCGCAGGACGTGCACCAGAAACTGATGCGGCGTTTCGCCGAGGCCATCGCCAATGGCGACTTCAGGACGATGAAAACCCTGATGGCCGAATCGGCCGTGCTGATCGGCGATGGCGGCGGCATCGTCACCAGCTTCCCGAAACCGATGGTCGGCGGCGCACGCATCGCGCAGCTGTTGTATGCCCCGCACCTGCGGCGCAAGGACCAGCTGCGGATGGTGCCGAGCATGATCAATGGACGACTGGGGCTGCTGCGTTACTTCGACGGCGTGCTGGAATCAGCAATGGCCTTCGATACCAACGGCGAGCAGATCGTGCAGATCCTGGTGCAGCGCAACCCACACAAGCTGCAGGGTCTGAACCAGCCAACCTCGATCCAGTAGATCCACGCCATGCATGGATGCGGTTGCTCTCATGCACGGCAAAAGCCACGCATGGCGTGGCTCTACTGATTCTCCGTGCTGCCTGACGGCTGCCCTTGTGGTTACTTCTGCTGCAGGAAGGCCAGCAGGTCCTGGTTGACCTTGTCCTTGTGGGTCTCGGTCAGACCATGCGGCGCACCCGGGTAGACGATCAGCCTGGCGCCCTTGATCAGCTTGGCGGACATCCGTCCCGCCACGTCGATCGGCACGATCTGATCGTCGTCGCCGTGGATCACCAGGGTCGGCACATCGAACTTTTCCAGGTCACCGCGGAAGTCGGTCGCCGAGAACGCCGCGATCGAGTCGTAGGTGTTCTTCTGCCCACCCAGCATGCCCTGCGCCCACCATGCATCGACCATCGCCTGGTTGACCTTCGCGCCCGGTCGGTTGAATCCATAGAACGGACCGGACGGAATGTCCCTGTACAGCTGCGAACGGTTCTCCAGCTGCGCCTTGCGGATGCCGTCGAACACTTCGATCGGAACGCCACCGGGGTTGTCTGCGGTTTTCAGCATGAACGGCGGCACCGAACTGATCAGCACGGCCTTCTTCACCCGTCCCGTGCCATGGCGACCGATGTAGCGCGCCACTTCGCCGCCGCCGGTGGAGAAGCCCACCAGCGTGACGTCCTTCAGATCCAGCGTATTGATCACCGTGGCCAGGTCATCGGCGTAGTGATCCATGTCGTTGCCATCCCAGGGCTGGCTGGAACGACCGTGGCCACGGCGGTCGTGTGCGACCACCCGGTAACCGTGGTCCGCCAGGAACATCATCTGCGATTCCCAGCTGTCCGAATCCAGTGGCCAGCCATGGCTGAAGGTCACCACCGGCCCGTTCTTCGGGCCCCAGTCCTTGTAGTACAGCTGCACACCATCGGCGGTGGTGATGGTGCTGGCGGTGCGCGCGACAGCGCTGGGTGCGGAAGGGCGTGCCGGCGCGGCGGCCTGGGCCGACAGGCCCGCCTGCATCGACAGGGCCAGGGCAGTTGCAGCGAGCGTGCGGGTAACGGTGTTCATGGTGGACCTCCAGCGGATGGGGTGGGTTTCGACAGGGGCTACTGTGCGCCCCTGTCCGGGACCATTGGTGACGTGAAGTCCAGAAAACTTGATCAAAAATCCCAGAACACCGGCACCCAGCGGAACGCCTCGCCCTCGCGGGACACGCGGCCCACCGACGGGAACGGCAGATGCGTGGCCACCAGCATCTCGCCGGTACCGGCCAGCGCGTCCAGCAGCTCAATGCGCACCCGCGCCGCTTCCTCCGGGTCGTGCTCGAAGCCGTTGTGCCAGTTCGGTTGATCGAAACCGACGGCGAACACGGCATCACCAGCGAACGTCAGCGCCTGGCCCTCCGAGGCAACGCGCACCACGCAGTGGCCCGGCGTGTGGCCACCAGTGCGGCGCGCGACCACACCCGGTGCGATCTCGTGCTCATCCTCGAAGGTGTGC contains these protein-coding regions:
- a CDS encoding carboxymuconolactone decarboxylase family protein produces the protein MSQRLDYAAQSPELFRKLGTFSHAVHNSSIEAPIIDLVNIRASQLNGCGFCLDMHVKEATIRGERALRLHHVAAWRESNLFSARERACLAWTDVLTHLPAQGVADDVYERVRGQLSEQEIVDLTYAVMAINAWNRANVAFRTQPGSLDQAFGLDKAGLA
- a CDS encoding LysR substrate-binding domain-containing protein: MNVMPQSCLASDGRDSLTASFSASYAGVLAFIAVAAEGSFARAGDRLGIGRSAVSRSVQKLEGQLGVRLFLRTTRSTTLTREGELFLEGCSPGVASILQALDEMRDLREGPPRGHLRISATHGFGRRVIAPLLSAFRAEYPQVSVELLLDEQAPDLAADRIDVAFRDGVLEDSQVIAKQLVPMQLVICASPAYAQAHGLPEEVEAVSAHACIGRRLPGGRLQRWDFRVEGQDVNLQPPAEVVFNDADLVLQAVIDGLGIAQLPSYQVSAALRTGAVLTCLDRYAPHDRGHYLCYLSRRQLPKRIRAFIDFSTQRIRSLDLDVFSHWEARQQAAAHRDAAPAWA
- a CDS encoding LysR substrate-binding domain-containing protein, which gives rise to MDRRHLQYYVALAEELHFGRAALRLGIATPTLSVQIQEIERRLGTPLFDRSRREVTLTSAGAIFLAEARNVLRQFEQAEAVGRRAGRGEIGRIEIGYVGSAVYAGALQELLQRFRSASPDVVLQVGEWPMADLPDLLLDGRIDVVFCRLPMEVPDALGSHILIEDQFCVALPALHALAGTALPVQPALLAKEAFIMPEQPAGTLEVARRGGFVPDIRSRPGHLAAVLAQVSVGDGAVAIVPSILQRTLLLPGVVYLPIAGPVIASTIAALYREQETSPVVRRLIEQVRCTPSRRIDMPPLP
- a CDS encoding SDR family oxidoreductase, with product MKILVIGGTGRIGSKVVDRLHTAGHEVVVAAPSTGIDVLSGEGLAAAMAGTEVVVDLANSPSFEDAAVLSFFVTAGHNILAAAAQAGVRHHVALSVVGTDKLAASGYFRGKIAQERLIRDSGLAYTIIHSTQFFEFLPGIIQAAGDGQTLHLPTAAVQPIAAEDVADAVARIAQQTPANGVVEIAGPERESMAVLAQHFLQATGDVRNVVGDAQAHYFGAQLQQDTLVPVGQAWLGTIGFERWLQQSGLVQGQPA
- a CDS encoding PA2169 family four-helix-bundle protein → MSNQSTIEHRLNDLIEIARDGKSFYEEAATKVKDAELSALFVRIAGVKGRIVSSLSSSVAATGGKPAEHGTMVGSMQQFYGKVRAAFGDTNYGYVAELEESEDRLLGAFKDVLKDNDLPPAVRQEVTQWLPEVQECHSVMRARKHAMKAA
- a CDS encoding Ohr family peroxiredoxin; translation: MTGLKPPPHSVLDKYHGDEVRPLYTGRVRVSGGVAQHGRASGVVRSDDGALSVDLRLPAELGGPGGGTNPEQLLAAGYAGCFHGAMVLVAARAGLELIDPSIEVAVTFARDPVDGLYLLSAEIVVCLPGMDPIRAAELVRNTERVCPYAKMFHRGISHVVRVAVD
- a CDS encoding alpha/beta fold hydrolase; amino-acid sequence: MNTVTRTLAATALALSMQAGLSAQAAAPARPSAPSAVARTASTITTADGVQLYYKDWGPKNGPVVTFSHGWPLDSDSWESQMMFLADHGYRVVAHDRRGHGRSSQPWDGNDMDHYADDLATVINTLDLKDVTLVGFSTGGGEVARYIGRHGTGRVKKAVLISSVPPFMLKTADNPGGVPIEVFDGIRKAQLENRSQLYRDIPSGPFYGFNRPGAKVNQAMVDAWWAQGMLGGQKNTYDSIAAFSATDFRGDLEKFDVPTLVIHGDDDQIVPIDVAGRMSAKLIKGARLIVYPGAPHGLTETHKDKVNQDLLAFLQQK
- a CDS encoding cupin domain-containing protein, yielding MRSLCSLALLALLPLTSIAATPPPTAPEPIVREVMTRPLPEQPGKEALILTVQYPPGGADPVHRHDAHGFVYVLQGRIVMGVAGGREVTLGPGEAFHEGPDDLHTVGRNASQTEPATFVVFLIKDIGKPAVLPPR
- a CDS encoding sigma factor-like helix-turn-helix DNA-binding protein; translated protein: MDTSSASIRAAACPASERVWQAFLAALHELPPDMRAVLLLHDVLGAGVEDIVPLLGLDLTTCRQRLEHARAHLLARRDFQEPGTP
- a CDS encoding MFS transporter, with protein sequence MSILLSPEYPVPLSPPRRRPPNWILIIASLGCTMTVLETNAVAVALPTIARDLQADFADIEWVISCYILSFTSLLLPAGAIADRHGRRRVLLIGIALFAIASLTCALAPTASALYLARAFQGVGAAFLLAPSLSVIGHEFHEGKQRDDAWAFWGTAMGMMMVLSPLIGGLLSSLWGWRSVFIAILPFLAFLAYGAIRWVPDSADAVVRPLDPPGIITFSMAIFGIVFFLVEGLAQGWTSVVALAGLGLGIAMGALFAGIELKRRHPMVDLRLLASPRFVGALIAMIGYAVSAQVMASMLPQYLQNGVGLSALATGAGMLPFAAAMLLFPSVGRRLGRRFSSEMVLAIGLSITAAGNALAGIGAWHNTPMVALLAMVIIGAGGGILNGETSKAIIGSAPRDRAGMASGISATTRFVGILLGFTVLSSALTVGIRAGLSARVPAEEVMRLADTIATGALSQGDPVDLARAIYSQGFAASLWTAAIAATLASLAVALLRKRN
- a CDS encoding RNA polymerase sigma-70 factor, translating into MDDPTALFTRLRPRLFGVAYRMLGSSHEAEDVVQDVWLRWHGANQQGIENAEAWLVATTTRRAIDGLRLARRTRERYVGMWLPEPLLTDETGTPEYMLETASDLSVAFLNVLERLAPDARAAFLLHDVFDQDYDVVARTLEKTEAACRQIVHRARLQLRQERPRYNVPQDVHQKLMRRFAEAIANGDFRTMKTLMAESAVLIGDGGGIVTSFPKPMVGGARIAQLLYAPHLRRKDQLRMVPSMINGRLGLLRYFDGVLESAMAFDTNGEQIVQILVQRNPHKLQGLNQPTSIQ